The following proteins are co-located in the Bacteroidales bacterium genome:
- a CDS encoding biopolymer transporter ExbD, which translates to MGKLKMHKKPPRIDMTPMVDLFFLLLIFFILTATFRQPEAVQIDTPSSVSNTTTPEQHIITIMVSPDNKVFFNVDNGIDTSEHLRGNILKAMAYQYQMKFTPAEVKKFEGLASFAVPMAKMKDYINAKNTEERDAMNTTVPMDSTDNQLLYWIRFARNYNSQLEVALKGDREASYETIKKVIDILQDNNINKFNLTTSLEDVEVKMDNL; encoded by the coding sequence ATGGGAAAATTAAAAATGCATAAAAAACCACCGCGCATCGATATGACGCCGATGGTAGACCTCTTTTTCCTGCTTCTCATCTTTTTTATTTTGACAGCGACTTTCCGTCAACCGGAAGCTGTACAGATTGATACGCCGAGTTCAGTTTCAAATACAACCACTCCGGAGCAACATATCATTACCATTATGGTATCACCTGATAACAAGGTGTTCTTTAATGTGGACAATGGTATTGACACTTCGGAACACCTTCGTGGCAACATCCTCAAGGCAATGGCATACCAGTACCAGATGAAATTCACTCCAGCTGAAGTGAAAAAGTTCGAAGGTCTGGCATCATTTGCTGTTCCCATGGCTAAAATGAAAGATTACATCAATGCCAAGAACACCGAGGAACGTGACGCCATGAATACAACGGTTCCCATGGACTCAACGGATAATCAGCTTCTGTACTGGATAAGGTTTGCCCGTAACTACAACAGTCAACTGGAAGTAGCACTTAAGGGCGACAGGGAAGCCAGTTATGAAACGATAAAAAAGGTGATCGACATTTTGCAGGATAATAATATCAACAAATTCAACCTGACCACCAGTCTGGAAGATGTTGAGGTAAAAATGGATAACCTTTAA
- a CDS encoding biopolymer transporter ExbD, translating to MAEIIQNEGGKQKGKRRAKRHSTHIDMTPMVDLACLLLTFFMLTTAFAKAKVMEIVLPEKPKDEKPEQKPEVDSSRALNIILIGDDKVLWYNGLANPAKPPLPRLHETNFSDDGIRRILLQRNKDLFTKIETMKEDVVTGKIEMPRDSVDAQRKRFMRQDKAGPVVLIKAHENVKYKNIVDILDEMSITNIALYALIDINDVEKKMVNDYLAAQGSGASGK from the coding sequence ATGGCTGAAATAATTCAAAACGAAGGCGGTAAACAAAAAGGTAAGCGCCGGGCGAAAAGGCACAGTACGCACATCGACATGACGCCGATGGTTGACCTGGCCTGTCTGCTGCTTACATTCTTTATGCTTACCACTGCTTTTGCCAAAGCAAAGGTTATGGAAATTGTGCTTCCGGAGAAACCTAAAGATGAGAAACCGGAGCAGAAACCTGAGGTTGACAGCAGCAGGGCTTTGAATATCATTCTTATAGGTGATGACAAGGTTCTGTGGTATAATGGTCTTGCAAATCCTGCAAAACCTCCTCTGCCACGTCTGCACGAGACTAACTTCAGCGATGATGGTATACGCAGGATTTTATTACAGCGTAATAAAGACTTGTTTACCAAAATCGAAACGATGAAGGAAGATGTGGTAACCGGAAAAATTGAAATGCCGAGAGATTCAGTCGATGCACAGCGGAAACGCTTCATGCGTCAGGATAAAGCCGGCCCGGTTGTTCTGATCAAAGCACATGAAAATGTGAAGTATAAAAATATCGTGGATATTCTCGACGAAATGTCAATAACCAATATTGCACTTTACGCGTTGATCGATATTAACGATGTGGAAAAGAAGATGGTAAATGACTATCTTGCAGCCCAGGGTAGTGGTGCTAGTGGTAAATAA